tagtggttgtaccagtgtatattcccaccaacagggtaagagggttcccttttcttcacaccctctccagcatgtattatttgtagactttttgatgatggccattctggctggtctCTCTGCTGCTTTCAGTCTGCTGGGTTCCCTGGAACTGTTGGGCAAGTGCTAAGAATCAGATCCTCTACTTCATAAGGTGCCCTGTGGAACTCTTTTCTCTGAGGCAGGTCATAGGATGAGCCCAGGCAAGGGTCAGAAACCCTGGGTCCCCTAACGGGCTAGCCCAGGGCCATGGACAAGACGCCCCCTTTCAGGCCTCTACTGGGACCTGCAAAAATGAGGGCTAGACTAAGAGGATTTCTAAGTTTGCTTCCAAGTGGCTCTAAGAGTTACCTCATTTCCCACATGACAGACTCAGCAGGAGTTGTTTCAGGGATCCAGGATGGAAGCTGAAATTCCTTTAATGctatataaaatgtcttttttttaaatgtatttgttgaagaaatcagGCTCTTTCTCCTGTAGTTTCCCTTTATCTGGATTTTGCTGGTTATGTTCTGGAGGTGTCACCTCAGACGCCCCTGGGTTTGCGATGCTCCCGGCGCACTGGTGCTCAGATTGCAGCTTGAGCCAATTCAGCTTCAACTTTCATTTTCCGGCAAAAACACTTCACACGTGGTGCTGTGTTCTCCCAGCAGAAAGCTGGTAGTCACTCCTGTGTGAGGTTTGTAGCAATCGATGATCTTGGCCcagatcctttatttttttatgggatGTGAAAAGGTCAGAACAGAACAGTCAATgattccttcttcatttattagcTAGGATACTTTTATAACAAGGCAGGATAAATGTTTagtccttcttctccttctttctctccttcccctgcccctcctccttctctttcccctccttccccctcctcttcctcctcctcctcctccccccttttctccttcccctccctctcctgccccttctcttcctcctcctcctttttcttcttcttttggccaGGTCCAgggcatgtgggaattccctggtccaggattgaacctgtgccacagcagtgacaatagcaGATCctgaactgctaggccaccagggaactcctttattagtTTTCAAAATGAGCATCCTGGCCTAGCATCCCTAGCATCTTTCAAAGGTGATGGTTTTCTTCagcatcatttcattctcatGGATGTGAACCtatttgatgtattttaaatGACTGCAGTTGTGCTAATTGCTACAAAAATGCCCAAACTCCGCCAGTGGAAGCCTTTTCAGAATGGTTCTCGAATCCTTTTCACCTGACCTTGATAATGTCCTTGCCTTCAGTTATGACTAGATGCTTAAATCTCATTTTGAACCTTTTTTCTTAGTCCTGGACATGAATGTGGCCCTTTTCCAAAGAGCCCTGCTTCCTTTTCCATCGCATTACTAAATTTTGAGGTGAAACGAGTTTTCAGTACATTTCGGAGTGGGGGTGGTTGTCCAGGAGAGCTTTCCTGTGTCCCTCTTATTTTCTCAACATGGTAAAAGCAGGGCCTCCCTTCACTTTATCTGGACTCCGTCCTTCCTGTGCTCTGTGCCCATGCCTGGCTTACTGGATTCTTCTTTCAGCATCTCTCTCCAGAATGGGCTCGGTCTTGGAAGGGAGCATTGGAGCACTCATCTCAAGTAGTCTGAGACGTGGACTGGTAGAGTTATTTCTGCTCCCTCTCGCAGAATTCTTCCTTTCCTGAGTCTCACTTTCCTTGGCCATAAAGACAGGGGAAGGGCTAGGGAGATGGAGTCCCTAGGTGCTCTGGCAGTGTGACTGATTCTACTTGATGGTCTTGATGTCTGAGGTCCCCTCTGTGACCTGATGGCTGAATCACCCTTCCTGTGCTTCACTGTGGCCATGTCCCCACAGGGATCTCAGTGTGGACGCCGGCTTGAGTCCCACTCAGTTCCAGGTGCGGCCCATCCCTCAGCACTATCAGCATTACCTAGCGACTCCTCGAATGCACCACTTTCCCCGAAATTCCTCCTCCACGCAGATGGTGAGTGAGTGGCTCTGCCTGAAACTGACTCCCTTGCTGCCTGTTGGTGCCAAGGGTGGGCTAAGGCCTGTGGCTCCCCTGTGCCTTGTCCTCCTGTACCCTGTCCCCCGTGCCCTGCCCTCCTGTGTCCTGCCCCCCTGTGCCCTATCTCCCTGTGTCCTTCCCACTGGGCCCTGCTCCCCTGTGCCCTGTTCCCCTGTGTCCAGTCCGCTTGTGCCCTGTCCTCCTGTGCCCTGTCTCCCTGTGCCCTGCCCCCTGTGTTCTGTCCCCCTATGTCCTCTCCTCCTATGCCCTGCCCCCCTGTGCCCTGCTCCCTGTGTCCTGTCCCCCTGTGTCCTGTCCTCCTGTGCCCAGTCCCTTATGGCCTATTCCCCTATGCTCTGTCTCCTGTGTCCTGCTCCCAAGCAAGTCAATTGCCACCCTCCCCTCCTAGCTCCTATTCCAATCAGACttgaaggggagagaaaggaaagctgCTGGCCTAGAAGCCAGTGCTCCTGaaaggggtgggcagggggctgggggaggcaaaAGGGGCTGCATGCCCAGCTGTGGCTGGGGGGGAAGGTTCAGGGCTAAGAGCAGGCAGGGTAGTCTCATTTAGTTAATTTCTTGGGTCAGTTCCTTCCTGGGTTTCAGTTTTACTTATCTGTGAAGTGGGATGAAGATGTGTGGTGTGGGGGACACAAGAGACCCCAGAGGTGGCCACTGGGCTGGCCTGCTAATTCAGTGCTGCTTTGTACAGAGGATGGGCTTTCAGGGCAAGGGGACCTCGAGGATCAGGTTGGGGCTTGGGGCCTTAGCATTCTTGGCATTGGTGAGCAGTGTGGAATGAAGCTGAGGATGTTCCACTAAAGCAGCAAAGACTGATTGAAATTCTTATTTCCAGGCGGCTTCTTCATGCTGCTGCCCTAGGGCACAATTCCACCCTCCCAGCCTTGCCTCTGCCCTTTAACTATGCAGCACCTCAGTCTCCTCGTTTGTGACATGGGAGGCTTGGATGTGTAATATCAggtctgaagttttttttttttttttttttttttttttttttttttttttttttttagggccacacctacagcacatggaattttccaggctaggggttgaatcggagctgtagctgccagcctacaccacagccacagcaatgccaaatttgagccttgtctgtgactgtaccacagctcatggcaataccggatccttaacccactgatggaggccaggaattgaacctgtgtcctcatggatactagtcagcttcgttaccactgagccacgatgggaactccctcaagtctGAAGTTCTAATGTTTGCCGTTATGATGCACTGTCTCCTGAGAATAAAAGCTAGCAGTTATTAAGCACTTGCTccataccaggcactgttctaagcactttacatgaatTATCCTGCTCGTAAAAACCCCATGATAGGTTGTgctgtgattttttgtttttaattttatggctactCCCACAGtgtatagaagtttctgggccaggaattgcatctgagccacaactgctgtcttcaccagatcctttaacccactgcgctgggctaagggttgaacctacacctctgcagcgacccaagtcactggagtcagactctttttttttttttcttttcttttttagggctacacccgcaacatatgaaagttcccaggtgaggggtctaatcagagctgcagctgcccatctacaccacagccacagcaatgccaggtccgagctgtgtctgcatctgcgacctacaccacagctcatggccatgctggatcctttaacccaatgagccaggccagggatcgaaccagcatcctcacggatactagtcagattcttaaccctctgagccacaacaggaactcctgtagtcagattcttaacccacttcactgtgGTGAGAACTCCCCCATGATAGGCTTTACGCCTATTTAACAGAGAGTCATACAGAGGTTCACTAACTGGCCCAGGATCATGCAGGAGTAACTGAGGGGCTGTGATTCACAGCCAGAGTCAGGTTGAGGTGAGTGAGGCAGGGCTGTGCAAAGATAGGAATAGATCttgttttgatttaaaattttgatatttttattcattatgaaTTTTtggcattaattttgatttttaaaaaatagcattaaaatatcttttattttgtgtattgaGTCATTTGGTGGCTCCTTAAATTTTGTGCCCCCACTTGCCCCACCCTATCTGGGCAGCACAGAGCAGAGGGGAAGGAAATGAACTTTGCCATCCAACTGCCTGGCTTTGAAACCGTGGTCCTGCCACTTACTTAATCTGTTTGGGTCTCATTTACCCTATCAGTAAAATGGGGCTAGTATTTGCACCCACATTATAGATCAGTTGAGATAATTAAATTAAGGGCATAGAACAGTGCCTGCCATGAAATAAATGCCCATCCAGGCTAGCTGTTTCTTTACTGATTTGCTATTCTTTCTGGGCTGGTTTGGTACaggtttggttctttttttttttttttttggcttcacacttggcacatggaaattcccaggccagagatcgaatctgagctgcaacctacaccacaggtgcagcaaagccagatccttaacccactgcaccaggctggaggtcaaactTGTGTCTCcaaagtgacctgagctgcagtaggattctttttttttttttttggcctttttagggccacacctatagcatacagcatatggaggttctcaggctaggggtcaaatcagagccagagctgcctgcctaccccacagccacagcaatgccggatcccagctgcatctgtgacctatgccatagtttggggcaacgcaggatcctgaacccactgactgaggtcaaggagcgaacctgcgtcctcaaggatactagttgggttcttaacccactccgccacagtgggagctccagtcTTGGTTCTTGATGAGGACAGGGACACAGGAGGAAGAAAGACAGTCCCTCCAACCCCCCACAGCCCGAAGCAACTCAGGGGTGAGCTAATTGGTGGTTATAGGAGGAAGAGTCAGAAGCTGGGCTCCTGGAGCCTGGAAACCTGTCTGAGGTGTTTTCTTTCCAACAGGTCGTCCATGAAATCCGAAACTACCCTTACCCTCAGCTTCACTTCCTTGCtctccagggactgaaccccagcaGACACACGTCCGCTGTGCGGGAGAGCTATGAGGTACGTCCTGCCACCGTCTGGCTCCTGTCCGGCGAAGAGGGCGTGGGTGGTGGTGGGAGCCTAAGGgttgagagtgagagagagggagagagagtggagaTAGGCggatctttcagcttttctgatGCTTCCTGCTGACGTCACTCAGTGCCCTTCCTGTGCATGTATGTGCGTGTTTGAACATGATGAGTGCGCACATCCacatcccccccccttttttttgtctttttaggcttgcacctgatgcatatggaagttcccaggccaggttgaatcagagtgacactggcctacaccacagccacagcaatgtggatcccagctgcgtctgtgacctacaccacagctcaaggccatgccagatccttaacacactgagtgaggccagggatggaacctgcatcctcatggatcctagtcggatttgttactgctgatccacaatgggaactcttgttttccCTTTGCAGGAGCTGCTGCAGCTTGAGGACAGGTTGGGAAATGTGACTCGGGGAGCTGTACAGAACACCATTGAAAGGTTCACCTTCCCCCACAAGTACAAGAAGGTGAGTCGCCGGGCAGGTCATCCTATGTGGTTGTGGGGTGGATGGTCCTGTTGATCTAAGCCTGGTTTTCCACAGAGGGTACAGTCTAAAATCTAGAAACACTTGCTCTAGTTAGATGCTCTGAGGCTCTGCTACCTTCCCAGGGTCTTCTCCCTTGTCTCTGCCAGGTGTTGACCAGGAGAGAAGATGGGAATGCCCTCTGTACAGGAGGGGAGccgggtatgtgtgtgtgtgtgtgcatgcatgtggaCTTGTGCGTAGGTGCACTGGTGGGTATACAGGTGGATGAATGCTTGGATCTGAATGCAGAGGGCAAAGGGAACACCCGCACTGCAGGCTGAGCTCTGCCTCTGAAAAACTTCCAAGTACCATCTTACACATGGACAAATGGGCAACTAAGACTTCAGAGTGTAGTTTCCAGTCCTCAGTAAATGTCAAATTCATCAGGGGTTCTTTGAAAGCCACAGATTCACACCCTCTACCCTAAGCCTGTGGAGGTAGACTCTCCAGGGTTATTGCTCAGGAATCTGGAATAGGATTAGCGCCCAGGTGTTGgagttaacattttttaaaactcaaataaataaaaaattggggAGTAACTGAGATGTCTTTGAATAagtaaatggataaactgtggtccatccatacaatggaatattattccatGATACAAAAAGTAAGCTATTAAGTCATGAAAAGATGTGATGCAGAAAATATGTACTAAATGCatatcactaagtgaaagaagccagcttGAAAAGGCTGCATTCTGTATGCTTGCAAATATATGGTATTCTAGAAAAGATAAGAGTAGACTGTAAAAAGATCCTTTGTGGCCaggggctttgggggaggggtagtttttaaattaaataaagtcAAATTAATAACTTAGGACTTACATTATCTATATAttggctattttaaatgataaaatctgAGCAAAAGAGGTATGAAGTCCCATTTTGAATAAAGACATGAAACAGAACagaagcaaaacttaaaaaaacactgtaaattaaagCCATAAATACTAAATAAGATAACCATCAAATGAGTCATACtaattacagtattttaaaatcgCATTTACTACTATCAGCTTCTACTAATATGTTatgataaatatgtgtatatgtatataatattatatatttttttatatatgtataatatatataatagaaatttccctcatggttcctagtcaggttcattaaccactgagccacgccgggaactccatgGGTACCTAAGTCCTTTCTAAACTCTACACACCTAGAACAGTATAAAGCGAATGCCTGGGACATGGATTGCccagagcaacaaaaataaagtgCACTTGGCTTCTTCCTCACTTGGTTTTAGCCCTCCGCATCCTGCAGcaagcggcgggggggggggggggggggggggagtgggggggaggcaggaagtaGGGTCTGGGAAGTGCACACAATTCTGGGTGTTGCTTAAGAACTTTGAAAGTGACTGActcagagggaaaggagaggctGTGGATGAAAGACTATGGCCACCACAGAACAAATGCTCCTGTCTGCCTCTCACAGCGAAGACCCCAGGATGGCAAGggcaagaaggaggagggggaggagtcAGACACGGACGAGAAATGCACAATCTGTCTGTCTCTGCTGGAAGATGGAGAAGATGTGAGGTAGGAGCTCCCCTTTTGAGTCCCTTCGCCTTCCTTTGTGGGGATTGGTGATCCGTCCTGCGCCGTGAGTCTCTTGTGCTTCCTTGTGTCCCTGTGTGAGGGAGGGTGCCAGGGATGCACTGTGTGCTTGGTTGTCCTTTAGGATGGTGGGGTGTGGAATATTCTAGATGTGTGGTGCCCAAGGTGTAGACTCCTGGACACAAAGCTTAAGACAACAGGGTGCTGTTTGGCCTGAATGGATCTAAGACAGAGTCCTGGCTTCACTTCAGGCTGATCTGGAGGATCAGGAGGTGGGCACCTGGGGGCTATCCCTCTGGTCATGAATTCCCATCCCAGCTACAGCCTCGCTCTATGGCAGGGCCCCCAAGACCCCTCTCTGGCCAGTCCCCCAGTGGTCCTGGGTATGAGTCTCCCAGTGCCCCGAGTAGCCAGTGTCTGTCAGCTCCAGGCATGGCCCGGGGCCCCCTTCCCCTTGACCTGGAttctcccttctcttccaggCGCCTACCCTGTATGCATCTCTTTCACCAACTCTGTGTGGACCAGTGGCTCGCCATGAGCAAGAAATGCCCCATCTGCCGAGTGGACATTGAGACACAACTGGGAGCCGACAGCTGAGGGAGGAATTAGCCCAGTGGACGCCCCATTTTCCTTCACCAGGTCCCCTCACGGCCATAGCCCTTGCAGCCAAACTTTGCCTTCTGAGCCATTTGATGTAGAGGAAAAGCCTGCAAGCACATTTTGTGGAAAGAGGAGCTGGTGGTAATCGGGTtggaggagaggtgggggtgggggagggcccaCCCATCCAGAGTGGTGACCACCCCGCCTGCTGTGCGGGAGGGAGGAGCTGGCGCccggagcagggagggagggggggccCATGCTGCTGAGACTCTCCACGTGATCCTGCAGGTCTAGCTGATAGCCCGGCCCCTCAATCCTGTCCTTTGAAGGATTGTATATATACCTCTCGACCACGTAGAAACCATGTAGGGGTCTCTAGCTATTTCTGTGGATGGCAGCCAGAGCATGTTAGCTTCAGAAAAATGTCGTGTGTGGTGCTCTAGTCATCTGTGGTGGACATGTCGCTATTACCGAATCCGCACCAAATATTTCTCATTGAGTTTCTTGTTTTGGTGCCTGACCGAACCAACCAACGACAGCCCAAATCTCCCCGTCtttatgagagaaaaagaaaaaggactcaaaggtgaaaaaaaaaaaaaagccaaatcctGTTTAAggtgaaaaagaattttttttttcaccccaggTTGAGAGGCGGGAGGGGGGGGTCtcgttttttttcttctttcttttttttttggtttttgttgtttttttttttcttggcttttgtttTGCTCATGTTTACAGTGCACGGAGCGTGGAAGGGGGCATCTGAGAAAAGGGGGCGGAAGGGGGCTTAGATGGGCCTCTGAGGGGTTCAGCCTGGGTTGGGAAGGCAGCATTTGAGTAGGTGAAGGGTAGAATTTGTCTTGAAGAGGGGCTCCCCAGTTCCAGAGCCCATCTCCTTAGCTCCAgccatcctccctcccctggtTCCACACTGAACCAGAAGGGCTCAGCCTTGGGCTTAGCCTTGCTTCAGTTCCTTGGAGCCAGGACAGCCCTGCTCATGCCAGCTTCTTCCTTTCGGCTGTGCTCATACCCTGTTACAGAGAGGCAATCTGGCCACTGCCTCCCTAATGCAAAAAATTACCCAGATGCTAACGATAAAGTAACATAGGTGATGGCCACTCGGTCTTGGCCAAAGTGCTCTCAGCTAGCATGCACAGGCTGAGGCTAAACACTTTGAGGAGGACCTTGAGCTCCCTTTGGGATGTCTCAAGCCCTGATGGAGTCCCTCAGAGATAGCCCTAGCCCTGAGACCAGCTTGGCTGGGTGGGGAAGGCTTTGTGTTCCTAGCGTCGAGCTCTCTCTCTGACGCTTTGATAACCTTGGTCgagtccttttctttctctgtgcctcagtgtccttctCACGGTGGGGAGAAACAACAGCCCATCCCCACTTCCACTTCCTCTACCTCACCTAGAccttgtgaggattaaaacaCTATCTGCCGGACACATTCTGTGgtctctcctgggaacctccttgaggggttgggggtggtggaAGACGAAACTTACAAGTTCTAAGGGACACCATAGAGCCTGTCTTTTCTGAACCACCCCACGATTTCTCTGCACCTCAAAATGGAGCAGAGAGATGGGAGAACAGCAGAATGGAGACGTGAAAGTCCACCGAATTCCAACCCCAACCCAACTCTCTTTGTCCATTTGTGGAAGACACCAGCTCAGCTGGAATTCTGCTCTCTTCCTTTGCCCCTCCTGCTTGCTCCTCCTCCCTCATTTGCACGGCCCTCAAAGCCTCCCCTGCCCCAGTCTCAATGCCCTTATGTCAATAAGAGAAAACTAAGGGGGACAGGATACTTAGCACATATAGGGAAAGATTCCGCCAGGTTAAGAAAATTTGTGTCTGCATTGCTGCTACAAAGGGGAAAACCAGAACCAATGGGTAAAAATGATCAGGAGGCAGATTTTGGTTTGAGGTAGAACCTTCCAGCCCACGCGTAGCTATCAGGTGGAGGGGTGGCTGCTCAGGACACCTgcaggcagagggtgggggtCACAGCTTCTGGTAGGAAGGTTTCTCAATGATCTTACTCAGGCCAAGGCCATCTTTACTGAATGCCAGTGCAGGTGCTGGCAGAGACAACAGCAAGAAAGACAGTATTCCTGGCCTCCAGGAGCTTACAGGGTAGTTAGGGAGCCAGGGCAATAGTGCCAACGGGGTGGCGAGTCTGATTCAAGGTTAACAGCAATGAGCACTATACTGTCCATTAAGTGATTCCAGTGTGTAAACAACATCTCCAGGGCTGATGGCTGGAGATCCCATGAGTGGGAAAATACTCATAAGGATTTCAAAGAGAGCTAATTACCAGTAGTCCAAGGAAGCTGGGAACCCTCCCCACCTGGCTTTGAcccagagggaggcagggtggtCTAGGGAAGCCAGGTCCCTGATAGGTCTCAGTCCTTTGTTCGCTCCCTGGCTGGTTTCAAAGGCCAGCAGGTGGGGGATCAGTGGGGAGGCCAGAGGGATTGAAGCTAGCGTCTGAGTTCTGTTGTCCTTCTCATCTTGGCTCTTCACTGACAAAGTGGCAAAGCTAGgacctccctccttctctctgggcctcggtttcctcagcTGCACACAAGGAGTTGGACTGGACACTTGTTAAACTTCCTTCCAACACTCACATTCTCTGATCCTCCCTAACGTCAACACATTTTTCAAGTCAGGAGAGCCACATGCCCACAGAACTGTTGACAAAGACTTGCCTGTGGGCACCAACATCTCCATCATAGGCTGAGTGGgagggctcccctcccccagttcaCTGCAGGCTCCCTGAGTGCCCCAGGCTAACATCAGGCAGTGACGGGGGTGGGGTTACCCAGAGGGGAGAGATCTACTGACTTTTGGGATAGATCCTGGAGCCTCCCCGCCATTTCTCTGGGGGCCGTCCTACCTTGCAGGTGGGCACCTCCCAGTCCTGGGCTTCCTCTGCCTGCAGTCAGGCCTGATGAGAAGAGAGGAGTGGGGTCTTTACTTCTCCTCCCTCGAAGCCCCCTCCTGGCATCTTCCTGGAGACTGGGAAGCATGGAGAAGAAGCAGGCTTGGGCCTCAGCATCTCACACCCACCACCTCCGGGAGGGGAGACCCCAGGTCGTCCTCTTTTTGCTCAACTCCAGGGACTCAGACCCTTTCTTGACTGAGACGCATGAGTGCCTTCTGGGCCGAGAGCTGCCCCAGGGTTCCAGTTGGGCCtccagccgcagccgcagccgcagcgGGTCGCCAGGGACGCCAATCCAAGACACCCAGGCCACCTGGCGCGGCGGGGGTGGGGCCCGGGGCTCCTCCTCCAGCCGGACCCCGCCCAGCCCTCGCCCCCCAGCCCTTGGCGGGACTCAAGCTCCTCTTCTGCAAATATTTCCAGCCTCCGTGCAAGTATTCTTAACTCTTTACGCCTAATAAACAAGCACAGTTTTTTCAATGGTGAAGAAAAagcaccagattttttttttttttcctgaagaaatcCCCCAAGCCCCCCGCCTGCCGGCGGGACAGACACTCCCCGCGCGGGGCTGTAGCAACGTCTGTCAGGTTCCCCCCACCTCGTGTTTCATCTCCTGCGCGCGCGTAGAGCAAATGCTAGAGCGATTTCAGctgatagaaaaacaaaaacgaaaaaaaaaaacacaaaaaacaaaaaacatggcaCGTTGCTAGTTTACAGGGTTTTGTGAGTTTAAATGCCTTATATTTAACAATCATAATTTATGACTAACTTGTAGATATCGTGGgttcttatttaattatttttatagttgttttgcatttttaattataatttatttatttagaaaggatactaattttttttattcctcctaTTACCTCATTTTGGCGTTGTTTCTGGGAGTGGAATGCTTTGCATGCATTGGTACGATGACAAACAACTacgaatacaaaaaaaaaaattaaataaaattccgCGAACTTTATTTCGTCCAGACTATCAGGGTGTGTGATTGCAAGCTGTCCTACTGTGGTGCTGGCCTCTTTGGGTACATTCCATACGAAATGCAAACCTTTGATTCTGTATGCTGTGATCTAGTGAAAAAACTCCAATATAGTGACTGTATTtagcacatatataaatataatttgcaCTTGTCAGCAGACTGGGGTAAGCCTTTCACTTGCTatccttgcccctccccccaaccctccacCGTGAATCTGTTTTTCCTCCTCCCCATTCCCACAACCTCagccctccctgcacccccatcTTCCTAGGAAGGTCTGGGGTGCTAGAGGTCACTTGCTCCCCCTGGGCTGCAAACCTCTCTGACTCCAGAATTGGGCCCTTTGTACATTCATTAGCATCAGGGGTATCTGAGAGCCCGAAGCCTGATttatttgggggggtggggcatggCCAGGGGGCAGGGCTTGG
The nucleotide sequence above comes from Phacochoerus africanus isolate WHEZ1 chromosome 2, ROS_Pafr_v1, whole genome shotgun sequence. Encoded proteins:
- the ARK2C gene encoding E3 ubiquitin-protein ligase RNF165; the encoded protein is MVLVHVGYLVLPVFGSVRNRGAPFQRSQHPHATSCRHFHLGPPQPQQLAPDFPLAHPVQSQPGLSTHMAPAHQHSGALHQSLTPLPALQFQDVTGPSFLPQALHQQYLLQQQLLEAQHRRLVSHPRRSQERVSVHPHRLHPSFDFGHQLQTPQPRYLAEGTDWDLSVDAGLSPTQFQVRPIPQHYQHYLATPRMHHFPRNSSSTQMVVHEIRNYPYPQLHFLALQGLNPSRHTSAVRESYEELLQLEDRLGNVTRGAVQNTIERFTFPHKYKKRRPQDGKGKKEEGEESDTDEKCTICLSLLEDGEDVRRLPCMHLFHQLCVDQWLAMSKKCPICRVDIETQLGADS